One segment of Fibrobacter sp. UWB10 DNA contains the following:
- a CDS encoding LptF/LptG family permease → MILVRYVLKELIGPFLAALFGITFLFVVDFLVKILDNVLSKGLPASTVLEIFALNLAWMLSLSIPMAVLVASLMAFGRLSGDQEITACKAAGISPLSLMRPVLLVSMLISVLMVVFNNWVLPEANHRSVELMNAVSRKKPHVFIDAGRLITQFPDVQLWVNRIDPVSGTLYGIQIFEMEKKGAPRIVYADSATMEYEDNGATLMLRLRSGETHMTDADNPENYFRIRYFSQDLAMKNVDDRLERRSRSYRSDREMPIEMMTEVVEEAEKHYLEYKDQALEKRLNTLTDLRSQVLGDSIVPESLESGTKVDSVQRRRSLQRLRVQEIAALRTTERLYGRMEAELKRKAQYTVEIHKKYSTGFACFIFILIGAPLGIMARKGGIGTGILYSLAFFVIYWICLIGGENMADRLLIDPILAMWASNIIIGTFGIFITIAMVRDRFSGDSKFFRAVRAVGGFFKKIFGFFTRRLG, encoded by the coding sequence ATGATTTTAGTCCGCTACGTGTTGAAAGAGCTCATAGGCCCCTTTTTGGCGGCTCTTTTTGGAATCACGTTCCTGTTCGTGGTAGACTTTCTAGTCAAAATCCTTGACAATGTGCTTTCAAAGGGGCTTCCGGCCTCGACGGTTCTTGAAATCTTTGCGTTGAACCTTGCCTGGATGCTTTCGCTTTCGATTCCGATGGCGGTCCTTGTGGCAAGCCTTATGGCTTTCGGTAGGCTTTCGGGCGACCAAGAAATCACGGCCTGCAAGGCGGCTGGTATTTCACCGCTTTCGCTCATGCGCCCGGTGCTTTTGGTTTCGATGCTTATTTCGGTGCTCATGGTGGTGTTTAACAACTGGGTGCTGCCCGAAGCAAACCACCGCTCGGTGGAACTCATGAATGCCGTTTCGCGCAAAAAGCCGCACGTGTTTATCGATGCGGGCAGGCTTATTACGCAGTTCCCCGACGTGCAACTGTGGGTGAACCGCATTGATCCGGTGTCGGGTACTTTGTACGGAATTCAGATTTTCGAAATGGAAAAGAAGGGTGCACCCCGTATTGTGTATGCCGACAGCGCCACCATGGAATACGAAGACAACGGTGCAACACTCATGCTTCGCCTGCGCAGTGGCGAAACGCACATGACCGATGCCGACAACCCCGAAAACTATTTCCGCATTCGCTACTTCTCGCAAGACCTCGCCATGAAGAACGTGGATGACCGCTTGGAACGCCGTAGCCGCAGTTACCGCAGCGACCGCGAAATGCCGATTGAAATGATGACCGAAGTGGTCGAAGAAGCTGAAAAGCATTATCTGGAATATAAGGATCAGGCTCTTGAAAAACGCTTGAACACGCTAACCGATTTGCGCTCGCAAGTCTTGGGCGACTCCATTGTTCCGGAATCGCTGGAAAGTGGCACGAAGGTGGATTCTGTCCAGCGCAGGCGGTCCTTGCAGCGGCTCCGCGTGCAAGAAATTGCTGCTCTACGAACGACTGAAAGGCTGTATGGGCGCATGGAAGCCGAACTCAAGCGCAAAGCGCAGTATACGGTCGAAATCCACAAGAAGTATAGCACCGGTTTTGCTTGCTTTATCTTTATCTTGATTGGCGCTCCCCTTGGAATTATGGCTCGCAAGGGCGGTATCGGTACAGGTATTCTTTATAGCCTTGCGTTCTTCGTAATTTATTGGATTTGCTTGATTGGTGGCGAAAACATGGCCGACAGGCTTTTGATTGACCCGATTCTTGCCATGTGGGCCTCGAACATTATCATTGGAACTTTTGGCATATTCATTACGATTGCCATGGTACGTGACCGATTCTCGGGCGATTCCAAGTTCTTTAGGGCGGTTCGCGCAGTGGGCGGTTTCTTCAAGAAAATTTTCGGATTCTTTACCAGGAGGCTCGGATGA
- a CDS encoding anaerobic ribonucleoside triphosphate reductase, with protein MIVSVRKRDGREMPFNIEKIADAIVKAFRASGELDEQIKAAQSQLNLLGSDDVLTSTALKVSADVVGKLEAEGKNVPDIEEIQDAVEKALTEGGYADTAKSYILYRAERTRVREVNTRLMHTLRDITFSSAKESDLKRENANIDGDTAMGTMLKYGSESAKHFYTMMMLKPEHSRAHMEGDIHIHDLDFYSLTMTCCQIDLKKLFKNGFNTGHGHLREPKDIRSYAALAAIAIQSNQNDQHGGQSIPNFDYAMADGVRITYRKAYLSNMVKALILLTGKAEEEIQPVVKKLHTEMAEMDMVATLVPNEKFQEAEARELSKTYGEEVTKNAQKFAEKMAYEETDKATFQAMEAFVHNLNSMHSRAGAQTPFSSINYGMCTEPEARMAMRNLLLTTEEGLGGGETAIFPIQIFRVKDGISLKPGDPNYDLFKLACRVSAKRLFPNFSFQDAPYNLQYYKPGHPETEIAYMGCRTRVIGNHYDPSREISFGRGNLSFTSINLPRIAIKMKSVDLFFKELDRMMQLVSDQLMERFAVQSKRKVKNFPFLMGQGVWIDSEKLGWEDTVDEVIKHGTLSIGFIGLAETLVMLTGKHHGESEASQELGLKIIGHMREFCDKESERLGLNFSLLATPAEGLSGRFVRMDKKRFGIIPGVTDRDYYTNSFHVPVYYKISAFKKLSLEAPYHALTNAGHISYVELDGDPTQNLDAFEKIVQHMAKVGIGYGSINHPVDRDPVCGFVGVIGDCCPRCGRSEGHAISEEKLKELRKLYPGMPAFKGIR; from the coding sequence ATGATTGTTTCTGTAAGGAAGCGCGACGGCCGTGAGATGCCGTTCAACATTGAAAAGATTGCCGACGCTATTGTTAAGGCTTTTCGCGCATCGGGTGAACTCGATGAACAGATCAAGGCAGCCCAGAGCCAGCTGAATTTGTTGGGAAGCGATGACGTGCTCACGAGCACGGCTCTTAAGGTGTCTGCCGATGTGGTGGGCAAGCTCGAAGCCGAAGGCAAGAACGTCCCTGACATCGAAGAAATCCAGGATGCTGTAGAAAAGGCTCTTACGGAAGGTGGTTATGCAGATACGGCCAAGAGCTATATCTTGTACCGTGCCGAACGTACCCGCGTGCGCGAAGTCAATACTCGCCTTATGCACACGCTCCGCGACATTACCTTCAGCTCTGCCAAGGAATCCGACCTGAAGCGTGAAAACGCAAACATCGATGGCGATACCGCCATGGGTACCATGCTTAAGTATGGTTCCGAATCTGCAAAGCATTTCTACACCATGATGATGCTCAAGCCTGAGCACAGCCGCGCCCACATGGAAGGCGATATCCATATCCACGATTTGGATTTCTATTCCCTTACCATGACCTGCTGCCAGATCGACCTCAAGAAGCTCTTCAAGAATGGCTTCAACACTGGTCACGGTCATCTGCGTGAACCCAAGGATATCCGTAGCTACGCAGCTTTGGCCGCTATCGCTATTCAGTCTAACCAGAACGACCAGCACGGCGGTCAGTCTATTCCGAACTTTGACTACGCCATGGCTGACGGTGTGCGTATCACTTACCGCAAGGCCTACCTTTCTAACATGGTCAAGGCTCTCATTCTTCTCACCGGCAAGGCCGAAGAAGAAATCCAGCCGGTGGTAAAGAAGCTTCATACCGAAATGGCCGAAATGGACATGGTGGCAACGCTTGTTCCGAACGAAAAGTTCCAGGAAGCCGAAGCCCGCGAACTGTCCAAGACCTACGGCGAAGAAGTGACAAAGAACGCCCAGAAGTTTGCCGAAAAGATGGCCTACGAAGAAACCGACAAGGCTACCTTCCAGGCTATGGAAGCTTTCGTTCATAACCTGAACTCCATGCACAGCCGCGCCGGTGCTCAGACTCCGTTCTCCAGCATCAACTATGGTATGTGCACCGAGCCTGAAGCCCGTATGGCGATGCGCAACTTGCTCCTCACCACCGAAGAAGGCTTGGGTGGCGGCGAAACGGCTATCTTCCCGATTCAGATTTTCCGCGTCAAGGACGGTATCAGCCTCAAGCCGGGCGATCCGAACTATGACCTGTTCAAGCTCGCTTGCCGCGTGAGCGCCAAGCGCCTGTTCCCGAACTTCAGCTTCCAGGATGCCCCGTACAACTTGCAGTACTACAAGCCGGGTCACCCCGAAACCGAAATTGCCTACATGGGCTGCCGTACCCGCGTGATCGGCAACCATTACGACCCGAGCCGCGAAATCAGCTTTGGACGTGGCAACTTGAGCTTTACGTCTATCAACCTTCCGCGTATCGCCATCAAGATGAAGTCTGTCGACCTGTTCTTCAAGGAACTCGATCGCATGATGCAGTTGGTGAGCGACCAGCTCATGGAACGCTTTGCCGTGCAGAGCAAGCGCAAGGTCAAGAACTTCCCGTTCCTTATGGGACAGGGCGTTTGGATCGATTCCGAAAAGCTCGGCTGGGAAGATACCGTTGACGAAGTCATTAAGCACGGTACGCTTTCCATTGGCTTTATCGGCCTTGCCGAAACCTTGGTGATGCTCACGGGCAAGCACCACGGCGAATCCGAAGCTTCTCAGGAACTCGGCCTCAAGATTATTGGCCACATGCGCGAATTCTGCGACAAGGAATCCGAACGTCTGGGCCTCAACTTCAGCTTGCTTGCAACACCTGCCGAAGGCCTTTCCGGCCGTTTCGTGCGCATGGACAAGAAAAGGTTTGGTATTATCCCGGGCGTTACCGACCGCGATTACTACACCAACTCTTTCCACGTTCCGGTGTACTACAAGATTTCGGCTTTCAAGAAGCTTTCTCTGGAAGCCCCGTACCACGCACTCACCAACGCTGGTCACATCAGCTACGTCGAACTCGATGGCGACCCGACGCAGAATCTGGACGCATTCGAAAAGATTGTGCAGCACATGGCCAAGGTGGGTATCGGTTATGGTTCTATCAACCACCCGGTGGACCGCGATCCGGTTTGCGGATTTGTGGGCGTTATCGGTGACTGCTGCCCGCGTTGCGGACGTAGCGAAGGCCATGCCATTTCCGAAGAAAAACTCAAGGAACTGCGTAAACTTTATCCGGGTATGCCCGCCTTCAAGGGCATCCGTTAA
- a CDS encoding LptF/LptG family permease: MKFSRYMMWNFMKMFLLVLLGAILMFAVIDFVGNIKTWLARDTKDAIDYYVSYLPYMIYLISPVALFIAVLASIGNMTRHLEMSAMQSSGQAPFKTLIPIFVFGVLVSIGSYEMSELWLPDANHKRLETMETNAQKKKNPRIKEKRDFTFIDSERASWFFRHYSGKGRFGRDVVLLLREDGRLVERYDAKVVRWIEEPAKDSLDSIARLSSIDPPPGCWQFERGHRREFHKDGTVKVFQIQREKVCDKITTHPGDLINERQTADEMDSKMVMARINVLRRSGEDTRAMETALHFKRSAHWMNLIVLLIGAALCHRYSRSGGLSQKFGVGLLIVFSYYILERIGLKMGENGALSPFWAAWISHFVYGGVSVVMLYRSFRL; encoded by the coding sequence ATGAAGTTCTCCCGGTACATGATGTGGAATTTCATGAAGATGTTCCTGCTAGTGCTCTTGGGCGCAATCCTCATGTTTGCGGTCATTGACTTTGTGGGTAACATCAAGACTTGGCTTGCCCGCGACACCAAAGATGCTATCGATTACTATGTAAGCTACCTGCCTTACATGATTTACTTGATTTCGCCGGTGGCCCTGTTTATCGCTGTGCTTGCCTCAATCGGTAACATGACGCGCCATCTCGAAATGAGCGCCATGCAGAGTTCCGGCCAGGCTCCGTTCAAGACCTTGATTCCGATTTTTGTGTTCGGCGTGCTGGTATCTATCGGTTCGTACGAAATGAGCGAACTCTGGCTCCCTGACGCTAACCACAAGCGCTTGGAAACCATGGAAACGAACGCCCAGAAAAAGAAAAACCCGCGCATTAAGGAAAAGCGAGACTTTACCTTTATCGACAGCGAACGCGCGAGCTGGTTCTTTAGGCATTATTCGGGCAAGGGCCGCTTTGGCCGCGACGTAGTACTGCTCCTTCGCGAAGACGGGCGCTTGGTCGAACGCTACGATGCAAAAGTGGTCCGCTGGATCGAAGAACCTGCCAAGGATTCGCTCGATTCTATCGCCAGGCTTTCAAGCATTGACCCGCCGCCGGGTTGCTGGCAGTTTGAACGCGGGCATCGCCGCGAATTCCATAAAGACGGCACGGTGAAAGTGTTCCAGATTCAGCGCGAAAAAGTCTGCGACAAGATTACGACTCATCCGGGCGATTTGATTAACGAGCGCCAAACCGCTGACGAAATGGATTCCAAGATGGTCATGGCAAGAATCAACGTGCTGCGCCGTTCGGGCGAAGACACGCGAGCCATGGAAACCGCACTCCATTTTAAGCGTTCCGCTCATTGGATGAATTTGATTGTGCTACTCATTGGTGCAGCGCTCTGCCATCGTTATAGTCGCTCTGGGGGCCTTTCCCAGAAATTCGGGGTTGGCCTGTTGATTGTTTTTAGCTATTATATCCTTGAAAGAATTGGCTTAAAGATGGGAGAAAATGGTGCACTTTCGCCTTTTTGGGCGGCGTGGATCAGCCACTTTGTTTATGGCGGCGTTTCCGTGGTAATGCTGTACCGTTCCTTCCGTTTATAG
- the bamD gene encoding outer membrane protein assembly factor BamD codes for MNLFKKIPLFFCILAGTAFLVGCATTNQPKMKHTEWCKIRFDKAQELYKKEKYSRAIEKLEDILSTCAGTGYMEQAQFLMAESFFNTEDWIEARGEYGSFILNFPGSPFIETAEFRKAISSFNMEFRVSRDEANTTVAMKDFERYLSNYPSSPLRDSVNYYYNLLIERRAEKEYQTARLYLRMDKYQAAVIYFKEFLETYPKSKRRTEALFQIAQAYNELDQFETAKLYLNIARNEASPDDKDIQKQIEKTEKSIDKAEIAFAKRMKKDSQKKRFFKEDREMQN; via the coding sequence ATGAACCTGTTCAAAAAGATTCCCTTATTCTTTTGCATTTTAGCCGGAACCGCTTTTTTGGTAGGTTGCGCAACAACCAACCAGCCCAAGATGAAGCACACCGAATGGTGCAAGATTCGTTTTGATAAAGCACAGGAACTTTATAAGAAAGAAAAATACAGCCGCGCTATTGAAAAACTCGAAGACATTCTTTCGACATGCGCCGGTACAGGCTATATGGAACAAGCTCAGTTCTTGATGGCAGAAAGTTTCTTTAACACCGAAGACTGGATCGAAGCCCGTGGCGAATACGGCAGCTTTATTCTGAACTTCCCGGGTTCTCCGTTTATCGAAACCGCCGAATTCCGCAAGGCTATTTCGTCTTTCAACATGGAATTCCGCGTAAGCCGCGACGAAGCGAACACGACGGTCGCCATGAAGGATTTCGAACGCTACCTGTCGAACTACCCGAGTTCTCCGCTGCGCGACTCGGTGAACTACTACTATAACCTGCTCATTGAACGCAGGGCCGAAAAGGAATACCAGACCGCAAGACTTTACCTGCGCATGGACAAGTACCAGGCCGCCGTGATTTATTTCAAGGAATTCCTGGAAACCTACCCCAAGAGCAAGCGCCGCACCGAAGCCCTGTTCCAAATTGCACAGGCTTACAACGAACTCGACCAGTTCGAAACGGCTAAGCTTTACCTGAACATTGCTCGCAACGAGGCCTCGCCCGACGACAAGGACATTCAAAAGCAAATCGAAAAGACCGAAAAGAGCATCGACAAGGCCGAAATTGCTTTTGCCAAGCGCATGAAAAAGGATTCCCAGAAGAAGAGATTCTTCAAGGAAGACCGAGAAATGCAGAACTAA
- a CDS encoding sensor domain-containing diguanylate cyclase, which translates to MSVAEILFVVAGLLLGLAFQGGMFLFLIPFAVVAFVLACMNRPRLAGPNSQSATAGLPVISLSKRATAGNPIIAPDLRSEFIGIKGLANEPEAALKVSQVWARANADINRSMTDMLLALKIVVPNVNSVIVFTQMENQKEWGIRNFANDKEISVNTCVRISETSGLLGQLFRSNVNRLLEGDLPGAKSVMYYVDNPAIKSVVAVPLIDHASGLRVGALVMDSVRPNAFNDMTARALSFVASSISMLDYKGFYSAQKHIALQQYSGLYSYLRKFFQTMTVKDIYKQIINYVKANMAYDRLTILAMDQGDDMTGRVVFCDGVDSEQFANKTFTLSDKGVFVLALMRNRPMERSFLPGFKDYLPRLNDTERKNLNLRQILVMPISAEHDSDMAEIAICLESSSSMPYNDHEKELLKAFAGVAGFAYNRARKYEKGCDQAMRDGHTGLINKKTMFEKLRSEKVRADRGKYHIGLLMMDIDHFKHVNDTYGHPIGDVVIKGIADTISKEIRGDIDVVARFGGEEFVVALIDTTAEGMVETAERIRKSVEKLVFDVHRSEPLRVTVSIGAFLLTQSFNGDLQKAINNADQALYRAKEGGRNQVVQFEKQDSEPVSV; encoded by the coding sequence ATGTCTGTTGCAGAAATTTTGTTCGTGGTCGCGGGCCTTTTGCTTGGCCTTGCATTCCAGGGGGGAATGTTCCTGTTTCTCATTCCCTTCGCCGTTGTTGCGTTTGTGCTTGCCTGCATGAACCGTCCGCGCCTTGCTGGTCCGAATTCCCAGTCTGCAACGGCGGGCCTCCCCGTGATTTCGTTGTCCAAGCGCGCTACCGCCGGTAACCCGATTATCGCCCCGGACCTGCGTTCTGAATTTATTGGCATCAAGGGCCTTGCAAACGAACCCGAAGCCGCCCTCAAGGTGAGCCAGGTTTGGGCCCGTGCTAACGCCGATATTAACCGCTCCATGACCGACATGTTGCTGGCATTAAAGATTGTGGTGCCGAACGTGAATTCCGTGATTGTGTTTACGCAAATGGAAAACCAGAAGGAATGGGGTATTCGCAATTTTGCAAACGACAAGGAAATTTCTGTCAATACTTGCGTGCGCATTTCCGAAACTTCGGGCCTTTTGGGCCAGCTGTTCCGCAGTAACGTGAACCGCCTTCTGGAAGGCGATTTGCCGGGTGCCAAGAGCGTCATGTACTATGTTGACAATCCGGCGATCAAGTCTGTGGTAGCTGTTCCGTTGATCGATCATGCCTCGGGCCTTCGCGTGGGTGCCTTGGTTATGGATTCTGTTCGCCCGAATGCGTTTAACGATATGACTGCCCGTGCGCTTTCGTTTGTGGCAAGCTCTATTTCGATGCTCGACTACAAGGGCTTCTATTCTGCGCAAAAGCATATTGCCTTGCAGCAGTACAGCGGCCTTTACAGCTACCTGCGCAAGTTCTTCCAGACCATGACGGTCAAGGACATTTACAAGCAGATTATCAACTACGTTAAGGCAAACATGGCTTACGACCGCCTTACCATTTTGGCTATGGACCAGGGCGACGACATGACGGGCCGCGTGGTGTTCTGCGATGGCGTTGATTCCGAGCAGTTTGCAAACAAGACCTTTACGCTTTCGGACAAGGGCGTGTTCGTGCTTGCCCTCATGCGCAACCGCCCCATGGAACGTTCTTTCTTGCCGGGCTTTAAAGATTACCTGCCGCGCTTGAACGATACCGAACGCAAGAATTTGAACCTGCGCCAGATTCTGGTGATGCCGATTTCGGCTGAACACGATTCTGACATGGCTGAAATTGCAATCTGTCTTGAAAGCAGCAGTTCTATGCCGTATAACGATCACGAAAAGGAACTGCTCAAGGCCTTTGCCGGCGTTGCAGGCTTTGCTTACAATCGCGCCCGCAAGTACGAAAAGGGTTGCGATCAGGCCATGCGCGATGGTCACACGGGCCTCATTAACAAGAAGACGATGTTCGAAAAACTCCGCAGCGAAAAGGTTCGCGCCGACCGCGGCAAGTACCACATCGGGCTTTTGATGATGGATATTGACCACTTCAAGCATGTGAACGATACTTATGGCCACCCGATTGGTGACGTGGTCATCAAGGGTATCGCCGACACCATCAGTAAAGAAATTCGCGGCGATATCGATGTCGTGGCCCGCTTCGGTGGCGAAGAATTCGTGGTCGCCCTTATCGATACCACAGCCGAAGGCATGGTCGAAACGGCTGAACGCATTCGTAAGTCGGTCGAAAAGCTCGTGTTCGATGTGCATCGTTCTGAACCGCTCCGCGTCACCGTGAGTATCGGTGCATTCCTGCTTACGCAGAGTTTTAACGGCGACTTGCAGAAGGCAATCAACAATGCCGACCAGGCATTGTACCGCGCTAAAGAAGGCGGCCGTAACCAGGTTGTACAGTTTGAAAAACAAGATTCCGAACCCGTGAGTGTCTAG
- a CDS encoding SIMPL domain-containing protein, with product MNKVTLGLVLLVALLGFLLLTTNKDNAMQNAMPKSLKVPSMVSDAQMSTVKVSASESRKYEANEFVTVAMLELRGRDKELLFKQLETRRQSIFEQMNKLDIQNSDIEQNSVDMRKEWSYDKGTRSLTGYVVSQSFAIRCSSRSVAAAAVAVLSAELDVEINRTSARLQGEDSLRKEIILAVGKKAMSKAESYAESVGGKVGRVISVNENGGNDGVAFGRTVLAAAKFNDYSEEALLSSIADSVSLSASVHLVVELLQ from the coding sequence ATGAACAAAGTAACGCTGGGTTTGGTTCTGTTGGTCGCTCTGCTTGGCTTCTTGCTGCTCACGACCAATAAAGATAACGCCATGCAGAACGCAATGCCGAAATCCTTGAAGGTTCCGTCTATGGTAAGCGATGCGCAGATGTCTACGGTAAAGGTGTCTGCTTCGGAATCCCGTAAGTACGAGGCCAACGAATTCGTGACGGTGGCTATGCTTGAATTGCGTGGCCGCGACAAGGAACTGCTTTTCAAGCAGCTCGAAACTCGCCGTCAGTCGATTTTTGAACAAATGAACAAGCTCGATATCCAGAATTCTGATATCGAACAGAACAGTGTCGACATGCGTAAGGAATGGTCTTACGACAAGGGCACCCGCAGCCTTACGGGCTATGTGGTCAGCCAGTCATTTGCAATCCGCTGCTCTTCGCGCTCGGTGGCTGCAGCCGCTGTCGCAGTCCTTTCGGCAGAACTCGATGTCGAAATCAACCGCACTTCGGCACGCCTTCAAGGCGAAGATTCCCTGCGCAAAGAAATCATTCTTGCCGTGGGCAAAAAAGCCATGAGCAAAGCCGAAAGCTATGCTGAAAGCGTAGGCGGCAAGGTCGGCAGGGTCATTTCGGTCAATGAAAATGGTGGCAATGACGGTGTTGCGTTCGGTAGAACGGTTCTGGCGGCTGCCAAGTTCAATGATTATAGTGAAGAAGCTCTGCTTTCTTCGATTGCGGACTCGGTGAGCCTTTCTGCATCGGTTCATTTGGTCGTAGAACTGCTCCAATAA
- a CDS encoding sodium:solute symporter, whose translation MFTALDWIVLVAYLLLSIAIGLFVSRGNKNLKEYMLGGGSIPWVAVGISLIATSVSATTFLGAPADVYGDNMTFLMFQIGAFISIVVVGLVFIPKFRSSGINSAYELFEVRFSRPVRRLAAVFYCLHLLLRTGILLFAPSLVLAQILHIDLKLAIIVSAAVAIFYTWFGGIKAVIWTDVMQFVVFFGGGVLVLILISNAVGGFGEMATLASEAGKTKWWDASMDVSNARTLVSAGFAYAILEIAIRGCDQQFVQRYLSCKDVKAANRSSILSMVLGCAVSILFYWVGAALYVYYQKAHVAVLPEGLNQNDVFPYFIVNGLPVGVTGLIVAAICAAAMSSLSGAINSLGNTSERDFLNWDENAGIGGLKRAKIWTVVWGVLGVFFALFAATQQGSLLKNALFFTGLFTGPLLGMFLLAFFADKVFGTGENKLRSWVVVTAVICGMGSLILVQGIPAFGVPAVLGDVFSWPWMPFISMTTTIVVALLVNAVANLLKARK comes from the coding sequence ATGTTTACTGCGCTCGATTGGATTGTCTTAGTCGCATACTTGTTACTTTCAATCGCGATCGGCTTATTTGTCTCGCGCGGTAACAAGAATCTTAAAGAATATATGCTGGGCGGCGGCTCCATTCCTTGGGTGGCCGTGGGCATTAGCCTTATTGCAACGTCTGTGAGTGCCACAACGTTCTTGGGTGCGCCTGCCGATGTGTACGGCGACAACATGACGTTCCTCATGTTCCAGATTGGCGCCTTCATTAGTATTGTGGTGGTGGGGCTTGTCTTTATTCCTAAGTTCCGCAGTTCCGGAATTAACAGCGCTTACGAACTTTTCGAAGTCCGCTTTTCGCGCCCGGTGCGCAGGCTTGCCGCTGTATTTTATTGCTTGCACTTGTTGTTGCGTACGGGTATCCTTTTGTTTGCACCGTCGCTTGTGCTTGCACAGATTTTGCATATCGACCTAAAGCTTGCGATTATCGTGTCGGCGGCTGTTGCCATTTTCTACACCTGGTTTGGCGGTATCAAGGCGGTCATTTGGACCGACGTGATGCAGTTCGTGGTGTTCTTTGGCGGTGGCGTGCTGGTGCTGATTCTTATTTCGAATGCGGTCGGTGGCTTTGGCGAAATGGCGACCCTTGCAAGCGAAGCGGGCAAGACCAAGTGGTGGGATGCTTCGATGGATGTTTCGAATGCGCGTACGCTTGTGTCGGCAGGCTTTGCATACGCTATCCTTGAAATTGCCATTCGCGGTTGCGACCAGCAGTTTGTGCAACGCTACTTGAGCTGTAAAGATGTTAAGGCCGCGAACCGTTCGAGCATTCTTTCGATGGTGCTTGGCTGTGCTGTTTCCATCTTGTTCTACTGGGTGGGCGCCGCCCTCTATGTTTATTATCAGAAGGCTCATGTGGCAGTGCTCCCTGAAGGCTTGAACCAGAACGATGTGTTCCCGTATTTTATTGTGAATGGGCTTCCGGTAGGTGTAACTGGCCTGATTGTGGCTGCCATTTGTGCGGCTGCCATGAGTAGCCTTTCGGGTGCCATCAATTCCCTGGGCAATACGTCGGAACGTGACTTCTTGAATTGGGACGAAAACGCCGGAATCGGTGGACTCAAGCGTGCCAAGATTTGGACGGTTGTCTGGGGCGTGCTGGGTGTTTTCTTTGCCTTGTTTGCGGCAACGCAGCAGGGGAGCCTTCTTAAGAATGCGCTCTTCTTTACAGGACTCTTTACTGGCCCGCTTCTCGGTATGTTCTTGCTCGCTTTCTTTGCCGACAAGGTCTTTGGAACGGGCGAAAATAAACTCCGCAGTTGGGTGGTTGTGACCGCGGTAATTTGCGGTATGGGTAGTTTGATTCTTGTTCAGGGCATTCCTGCTTTTGGAGTGCCTGCGGTCTTGGGCGATGTCTTTAGCTGGCCTTGGATGCCCTTTATTAGCATGACGACAACGATTGTGGTTGCCCTGCTTGTGAATGCGGTTGCCAATTTGTTAAAGGCTCGGAAATAA
- the nrdD gene encoding anaerobic ribonucleoside-triphosphate reductase, whose protein sequence is MSEKELNKYGEGIGFERIRRITGYLVGTVDRFNNAKRAEVNDRVKHGV, encoded by the coding sequence ATGTCTGAAAAAGAACTGAACAAGTATGGTGAAGGTATCGGATTCGAACGTATCCGCCGCATCACGGGTTACCTGGTCGGTACCGTCGATCGCTTCAACAACGCTAAGCGTGCCGAAGTGAACGATCGCGTGAAGCACGGCGTATAA